A window from Purpureocillium takamizusanense chromosome 3, complete sequence encodes these proteins:
- a CDS encoding uncharacterized protein (EggNog:ENOG503P6RD): MAEPSPKATPKRKRGQELPITPIKFSFDPAKTQPAEDGDSSPASRVAHRFRGLALGGAGGGGVVDDDDDNDKDNDGPPGDNSHRDGSDGDDDDAAMTAKSKRRRPDEDMAGVAEAETTSSKPPSSQSTPTSAASSQNAQASASSPQTAACLNPSAARASSPRPDVAFASTEAPDRPLQLPVVDDHPKPPGRRRAGTPPLRLKRSPSAKGKAASAAADEPSVVDPVRAALTWHEDEITIYDPDDEDDDGTGINGVGFKPTPALAQVRAMKRRQQMAEYRRREESEARARRSQRRRGTTPTPTSGSGGGVVKKKSPTRRVRFIDVESQKIAVTTI; the protein is encoded by the coding sequence ATGGCCGAGCCGTCGCCCAAGGCCACGCCGAAGCGGAAGCGCGGCCAGGAGCTGCCCATCACGCCCATCAAGTTCTCCTTTGACCCAGCCAAGACGCAGCcggccgaggatggcgacaGCAGCCCGGCCTCGCGGGTCGCCCACAGGTTCCGCGGCCTAGCGCTCGGAGGCGCTGGTGGGGGCGGggtcgttgacgacgacgacgataacgacaaggacaacgaCGGACCCCCCGGCGACAACAGCCACCgggacggcagcgacggagacgacgacgatgccgccatgACAGCCAAGAGCAAGCGCAGGcggcccgacgaggacatggcgggtgtcgccgaggcggagacgacgtCTAGCAAGCCGCCGTCATCCCAGAGCACCCCAacgtcggcagcctcgtcccAGAATGCCCAAGCGTCAGCATCCTCGCCCCAGACGGCCGCCTGTTTGAACCCTTCCGCGGctcgcgcgtcgtcgcctcggcccGACGTCGCCTTTGCGTCCACCGAGGCCCCCGACCGTCCCCTGcagctgcccgtcgtcgacgaccaccCCAAGCCCCCGGGCagacgccgcgccggcacccCGCCGCTCCGGCTGAAGAGGTCGCCGTccgccaagggcaaggccgcgagcgccgccgccgacgagccgtccGTCGTGGACCCagtgcgcgccgccctcacGTGGCACGAGGACGAAATCACAATCTACGacccagacgacgaggacgacgacgggaccgGCATCAACGGCGTCGGGTTCAAGCccacgccggcgctggcgcaggtcCGCGCCATgaagcgccgccagcagatGGCCGAGTACCGCAGACGCGAGGAGAGCGAggcgcgggcccggcggagccaacgacgacgaggcaccACTCCCACGCCAAcgtcgggcagcggcggcggcgtggtcaAGAAGAAGTCGCCGACGCGACGGGTCCGGTTCATCGACGTCGAGAGCCAAAAGATTGCCGTGACGACCATCTAA
- a CDS encoding uncharacterized protein (EggNog:ENOG503PWYE) has translation MNRTGRGSTTSSGSPAQPSTREPEPEPEPEPATTWTFPSPEAPASRPPLEGSGSRAPETHTSSRFDSRAFALSAEGSGGPRVPYASMRADSVVTDGGSRGAGEGPGGATPMSYARRGGQSPRRSARKSRPPYRGDQADEEFVERLIASDLPEEPPTPAPRRRKRRRDGGSGRYTHRAKRQARAHVDSTSAGEAASALPPRRSLAEAVGQASATRPASTDGLHEAGRVTREARVVTLRLPTSYPSVAAAYQTGIATGATQPPRGQPTVARPSTEEASGFRTELAPSSVGSGRDAQGGSEGMEYGLSPRFDRMMEEFVNDFSAQSKTPSLAGGVHDRETEGPSIRPSTHGDETVQRDVQTEQVEETRTLPDQERRSVGERSPTLEQEDDRAEVPQPAADPSLPAGSSDAAGMGPPPVPSWPVDDEVSSSSSRGRGFRAQTAPPWLYRPGQQTSAHPSPPPSPTRETPSTSSPTPSGGSGTASAVAMEPAPPVETTCSNASPTQPAAAATHVHQPGTGLEEGPTLAFDDTVRAPGDAPEEPYIYQLRNHTHTAMWFPGRRFEELKLSDFNEGIAELTGLDFNNSGAKGVSITMKAPGGEEICHWIRYGGDREMENFRKTFREFMILVTGSRRDGGHGAASTNTEVFRLTIEPLTEEVKKTMKRQHQRWVHEGGAVPS, from the coding sequence ATGAACAGGACGGGGCGAGGAAGCAcaacgtcgtcgggcagcccagcccagccctcgacccgcgagcccgagcccgagcccgagcccgagccggcCACGACATGGACGTTTCCTAGCCCTGAAGCCCCTGCATCCCGTCCGCCCCTTGAGGGCTCGGGGTCGAGAGCTCCCGAGACTCACACCTCCAGCCGCTTCGACTCACGAGCATTCGCCTTGTCTGCCGAAGGAAGCGGTGGGCCGCGGGTCCCCTACGCTTCGATGCGGGCTGACTCCGTGGTGACAGACGGCGGCTCACGGggtgcgggcgagggccCCGGGGGCGCAACACCAATGTCATATGCGAGGAGGGGTGGCCAAAGTCCGCGTAGGTCCGCCCGCAAATCCAGGCCCCCTTATCGCGGGGACcaggcggacgaggagtTTGTTGAGCGCCTCATCGCTTCAGATCTCCCCGAGGAGCCACCAACCCCAGCCCCCAGACGTCGGAAGCGCAGGCGTGAtggaggcagcggcaggtATACCCATAGAGCCAAGAGACAGGCACGAGCCCATGTGgacagcaccagcgccggtGAAGCTGCCTCTGCTCTACCCCCTCGGCGGTCCCTTGCAGAAGCGGTGGGCCAAGCATCAGCGACTCGGCCAGCCAGTACTGATGGCTTGCACGAAGCCGGCCGGGTGACACGCGAGGCCCGAGTCGTCACCCTCAGGCTTCCAACGTCCTATCCATCCGTCGCGGCGGCATACCAGACTGGCATAGCTACGGGCGCAACCCAGCCGCCACGAGGACAGCCCACCGTCGCGCGGCCCAGTACCGAAGAAGCTTCAGGGTTTCGCACGGAGCTGGCACCATCCTCCGTTGGCTCGGGTAGAGATGCGCAAGGCGGCTCCGAGGGCATGGAGTATGGGCTTAGCCCCCGCTTTGACAGAATGATGGAGGAATTCGTCAATGACTTCTCGGCACAGTCCAAGACTCCATCCTTGGCTGGCGGTGTCCACGACAGGGAGACAGAAGGCCCCTCGATACGGCCCAGCACTCATGGAGACGAGACGGTGCAGAGAGACGTGCAGACCGAGCAGGTCGAAGAGACGCGTACGCTGCCGGACCAGGAGCGTCGCAGTGTCGGCGAGAGATCACCCACGCTCGAGCAAGAAGACGACAGGGCAGAGGTGCCACAGCCAGCCGCAGACCCGTCGCTTCCAGCAGGGTCCTCGGATGCTGCCGGCATGGGCCCTCCTCCCGTTCCCAGTTGGCCGGTAGACGACgaggtgtcgtcgtcgtcatcgcgtGGACGTGGGTTCCGGGCCCAGACTGCGCCTCCCTGGCTGTACAGACCGGGCCAACAGACCTCGGCTCACccttcgccgccaccgtcaccgacACGCGAGACTCCATCGACGTCTTCACCGACACCTTCTGGAGGATCCGGCACGGCAAGTGCGGTGGCGatggagccggcgccgcctgttGAGACTACATGTAGCAATGCTTCGCCGACGCAacccgcagccgccgccacgcatGTGCATCAACCAGGCACAGGCCTCGAGGAGGGGCCTACATTGGCGTTCGATGACACGGTCCGTGCCCCCGGCGACGCCCCCGAGGAGCCGTATATATATCAGCTCAGAAACCACACTCACACGGCGATGTGGTTCCCCGGTCGCCGCTTTGAAGAGCTGAAGCTGTCGGATTTCAACGAGGGCATCGCGGAGCTCACGGGACTTGATTTCAACAACAGCGGCGCGAAGGGCGTTTCCATCACCATGAAGGCTccgggcggggaggagaTATGCCACTGGATACGGTATGGAGGGGATAGGGAGATGGAGAATTTTAGAAAGACTTTCCGGGAATTCATGATCCTCGTCACCGGGTCTCGAAGGGACGGGGGTCACGGGGCGGCATCGACCAACACGGAGGTGTTCAGGCTGACCATTGAGCCGCTTACAGAAGAGGTCAAGAAGACGATGAAACGGCAGCACCAGAGGTGGGTGCACGAGGGTGGTGCGGTGCCGTCTTGA
- the POL2 gene encoding DNA-directed DNA polymerase (BUSCO:EOG092600W1~EggNog:ENOG503NV4K~COG:L) gives MPNTSLRRPQKGFRRGGKAAYHGGRGGRTFAASSRAEGTSADEKWERTRLAHTIDENMGFGRYESGKKKEGWLVNVQSTAIEDERIPGGRAALDCYFIELDGSTFKATVEYDPYFLIAVKRGHESEVEEWIKRVPGGGGLVKGVRRIEKDDLKLPNHLLGHRRTFLELKFANVGDLMAARRDIMPVAEKNKKNMNAMDAYAEVVSASGNFDLFDDDLRDNDRANGSFADASDYIVDIREYDVPYHVRVMIDLDIRVGKWYFVEAKHGVTKVWLNEERSLPADPVVLAFDIETTKLPLKFPDAAIDQIMMISYMIDGQGFLITNREIISEDIGDFDYTPKPEYPGPFMIFNEPNEKALIERFFLHVKEARPTVIATYNGDFFDWPFVEARASVNGIDMYQEIGWKKDGEDQFKCSYGVHMDCFHWVNRDSYLPQGSRGLKAVTVAKLGYDPDELDPELMTPYASERPQTLAEYSVSDAVATYYLYMKYVHPFIFSLCTILPLGGDDTLRKGTGTLCEMLLMVQAYQKEIVLPNKHQSPKEAFWDGHLLDSETYVGGHVESIEAGVFRSDIPVDFAVDPGAVDELLRDLDSALRFVITVEEKKSLDEVENYDEVRRQIVDALAKLKEVPNRHERPLIYHLDVASMYPNIMTTNRLQPDSMISESDCAACDFNRPGKTCDRRMPWAWRGEYMPAKRDEYNMIRNALENERFPGKTPQAPMRTFQDLGADEQAGLVRKRLQLFSQKVYHKIHDSTTIVREAIICQRENPFYINTVRDFRDRRYDYKGKAKVWKGKTEALKSSGASAGDVDAAKKMIILYDSLQLAHKVILNSFYGYVMRKGSRWYSMEMAGVTCLTGATIIQMARQLVERLGRPLELDTDGIWCMLPATFPENFAFRLKNGKKLNISYPCVMLNHLVHDRFTNHQYQTLADPKTFRYETHSDNSIFFEVDGPYRAMILPTSKEEDKNLKKRYAVFNDDGSLAELKGFEVKRRGELKLIKIFQQQIFKFFLEGEDLAQCYAAVAKVANRWLDVLHSKGSTLADEELMELISENRSMSKTLEEYGSQKSTSITTARRLADFLGEQMVKDKGLNCKFIICSRPRSAPVTERAVPVAIFSADETVKRTYLRKWLKEEPADTDPRALLDWDYYLERLGSVIQKLITIPAALQKVRNPVPRVPHPDWLQRRINIKDDKMKQKKLTDLFSKEPLGEITNLSGTRVEDMEDFGDRLLKPRTVSAAIASSQAATAATAATAQKRKSPEPAEGADPLAAALPKEMPGPSDDYPAFLQYQKKKWKLQKQARIRRRQLFGERKGVVGGSGGNSNIEQTFRKQAHLTFMSTWQLLHLKATDSPGIVTAHMLIDGKIHTVKIKVPRQVFLNLKSKELPDIEIDGCHVEQVNHTLPNGHPSSHLFKLTVPEDVYFSQADKFSLLFNHPSVEGVYEKQVPLNVRAVLQLGNLCTIDEEQQGVLGRGLETGFDLGGLRRPLKPRTYLESSPLAYIYMSHITAGERQVFGIFSTTSDQAHVVILQKSRDSGQDLPNVTRLYAEMLAARAREAAGTNWQDCFTYQERVTFRITQVTTRRKAHLEIGDIVKKMRKDEAAARPQMMVIQSPQRNLLVHDVPVLGEFPVLPLKYDASDSSLPPLGWQSVVARRLVGHYLGLGSWILHLTALARHGDVPLCNLEREDPRFLIDIAYARRLQANGVVLWWSAGARPDHAGYENDDVVGPLLDAVKMPSVNNPGTYSSVCIDLDVRNLAINTVLTSSLINELEGADAVSLNPTADGSEALASDNAFSNAGVLVLREMVKAWWAEACKGSTMADVLVQHLVRWVESPDSFMYDRALHHYVQMMSRKAFQQLMADFRRVGSQVVFASANRLILQTTKAEVGNAFAYSQYVIKSIKSKPLFHFIDLEITEYWDYLVWYDEFNYGGKACQEVVEAEEQRLETVMHWQMATFLPARLQPVFQEWVIEFIQLMHSLKRPAPGADPNSTPRLTQLPADKLGDGEGQQQHIILGKAFEKPLKKAIVGLVNQQKRELLHPELAEDYSFPTLPGSHLQHRGGPVLELVKSLMQVLSLDKNITLEARLLRKELLALFEVREFSRDGTFANPSESLRLAQVSCDSCTMARDLDLCRDEDLLRGGGREPDAQAWRCALCGSEYDRVAVEERLVAMVQAWLVEWATQDLKCARCGALRVNDLMEHCTCSGEWTEVVARDDVTRRLAVMRRVARYYQLRMLGDVVDGVYAGL, from the exons ATGCCCAACACAAGCCTCCGGCGGCCGCAAAAGGGcttccgccgcggcggcaaggcggcatACCATGGCGGACGGGGCGGACGGACCTttgcggcctcgtcgcgggccgaGGGCACGTCTGCCGACGAGAAGTGGGAGCGCACGCGGCTGGCGCACACCATCGACGAGAACATGGGCTTCGGCCGGTACGAGAGCGGCAAGAAAAAGGAGGGCTGGCTCGTCAACGTGCAGTCGACGgccatcgaggacgagaggatacccggcgggcgggcggcgctcgacTGCTACTTTATCGAGCTCGACGGGTCGACGTTCAAGGCGACGGTCGAGTACGATCCGTATTtcctcatcgccgtcaaGAGGGGCCACGAGtccgaggtcgaggagtGGATCAAGCgcgtgcccggcggcggcggcctcgtcaaggGCGTCCGGCGCATCGAAAAGGACGACCTGAAGCTGCCGAACCACCTGCTCGGCCACCGCCGGACGTTTCTCGAGCTCAAGTTTGCcaacgtcggcgacctcatggcggcgaggcgggacATAATGCCCGTCGcggagaagaacaagaagaacaTGAATGCCATGGACGCCTACGCCGAGGTGGTGTC AGCCAGCGGCAACTTTGAtctcttcgacgacgacctgcgcgacAACGACCGGGCCAACGGCTCGTTTGCGGACGCGAGCGACTACATTGTCGACATTCGCGAATACGATGTGCCGTACCACGTGCGAGTCATGATCGACTTGG ACATACGAGTGGGAAAATGGTACTTTGTCGAGGCCAAGCACGGCGTGACCAAGGTGTGGCTCAACGAGGAGCGCTCGCTGCCCGCGGAcccggtggtgctggcgttTGACATTGAGACGACCAAGCTGCCGCTCAAGTTCCCCGACGCGGCGATTGACCAGATCATGATGATTTCGTACATGATTGACGGCCAGGGGTTCCTCATCACCAACCGCGAAATCATCTCCGAGGACATTGGCGACTTTGACTACACGCCCAAGCCCGAGTACCCGGGGCCATTCATGATCTTCAACGAGCCCAACGAAAAGGCCCTCATCGAGCGCTTCTTCCTGCACGTCAAGGAGGCGCGGCCGACGGTGATTGCCACGTACAACGGCGACTTCTTCGACTGGCCGTTTGtggaggcgcgggcgagcgtcAACGGCATCGACATGTACCAGGAGATTGGGTGGAAaaaggacggcgaggaccaGTTCAAGTGCAGCTACGGCGTGCACATGGACTGCTTCCACTGGGTCAACCGCGACTCGTATCTGCCGCAGGGCTCGCGCGGCCTCAaggccgtcaccgtcgccaaGCTGGGCTACGACCCGGACGAGCTGGACCCGGAGCTGATGACGCCGTacgcgagcgagcgcccGCAGACGCTGGCCGAGTACTCGGTGTCGGACGCCGTCGCGACCTACTACCTGTACATGAAGTACGTGCACCCCTTTATCTTCTCGCTGTGCACCATCCTgccgctgggcggcgacgacacgctGAGAAAGGGCACGGGCACGCTGTGCGAGATGCTCCTCATGGTGCAGGCCTACCAAAAGGAGATTGTGCTGCCCAACAAGCACCAGTCGCCCAAGGAGGCCTTCTGGGACGGGCACCTGCTCGACTCGGAGACGTACGtgggcggccacgtcgagagcatcgaggcgggcgtgttCCGCTCCGACATCCCCGTCGACTTCGCCGTGGAcccgggcgccgtcgacgagctgctgcgcgacctcgactcggcgctgcgcttcGTCATCACggtcgaggagaagaagagcctcgacgaggtggaAAACTACGACGAGGTCCGGCGGCAAatcgtcgacgcgctggccaagctcaaggaggtGCCGAACCGCCACGAGCGGCCGCTCATCTACCACCTGGACGTGGCGTCCATGTACCCCAACATCATGACGACGAACCGGCTGCAGCCGGACTCGATGATCTCCGAGTCGGACTGCGCGGCCTGCGACTTCAACCGGCCCGGCAAGACGTGCGACCGGCGGATGCCCTGGGCGTGGCGCGGCGAGTACATGCCGGCCAAGCGCGACGAGTACAACATGATCCGCAACGCGCTCGAGAACGAGCGGTTCCCGGGCAAGACGCCGCAGGCGCCGATGCGGACGTTCCAGGacctgggcgccgacgagcaggccggcctcgtgcGCAAGCGCCTGCAGCTGTTTTCGCAAAAGGTGTACCACAAGATCCacgactcgacgacgattgtgcgcgaggccatcatcTGCCAGCGCGAGAACCCCTTCTACATCAACACGGTGCGCGACTTCCGCGACCGCCGCTACGActacaagggcaaggccaaggtgtGGAAGGGCAAGACGGAGGCGCTCAAGTCGtcgggcgcctcggcgggcgacgtggacgcggccaagaagatgaTTATCCTGTACGACTCGCTGCAGCTGGCGCACAAGGTCATCCTCAACTCGTTTTACGGCTACGTCATGCGCAAGGGCTCGCGCTGGTACTCGATGGAGATGGCCGGCGTGACGTGCCTGACgggcgccaccatcatccagatggcgcgccagctcgtcgagcgcctcggccgcccgctcgagctcgacacGGACGGCATCTGGTGCATGCTGCCGGCCACGTTCCCCGAGAACTTTGCCTTTCGGCTCAAGAacggcaagaagctcaacaTCTCGTACCCGTGCGTGATGCTGAACCACCTGGTGCACGACCGGTTCACCAACCACCAGTACCAGACGCTCGCGGACCCCAAGACGTTCCGGTACGAGACGCACAGCGACAACTCCATCTTCTTCGAGGTCGACGGGCCGTACCGGGCCATGATCCTGCCGAcgtccaaggaggaggacaagaaCCTCAAGAAGCGCTACGCCGtcttcaacgacgacggcagcctcgcggagctcaagggcttcgaggtcaagcgacgcggcgagctcaAGCTCATCAAGATCTTCCAGCAGCAAATCTTCAAGTTcttcctcgagggcgaggacctgGCGCAGTGCtacgcggccgtcgccaaggtGGCGAACCGGTGGCTCGACGTGCTGCACAGCAAGGGGTccacgctcgccgacgaggagctcatgGAGCTCATCTCGGAGAACCGCAGCATGTccaagacgctcgaggagtACGGCAGCCAAAAGTCGACGAGCAtcacgacggcgcggcgcctggccgacttcctcggcgagcaaatggtcaaggacaaggggCTCAACTGCAAGTTCATCATctgctcgcggccgcgcagcgcgcccgtcacggagcgcgccgtccccgtggccatcttctccgccgacgagacggtcAAGCGGACGTACCTGAGGAAGTGGCTCAAGGAGGAGCCCGCCGACACGGACCCGCGGGCCCTGCTCGACTGGGACTACTACCTCGAGCGCCTGGGCTCCGTCATCCAGaagctcatcaccatcccGGCGGCCCTGCAAAAGGTCCGCAACCCGGTGCCGCGCGTGCCGCACCCCGActggctgcagcggcgcatcaacatcaaggacgacaagatgaagcagaagaagctcaCGGACCTGTTTAGCAAGGAGCCGCTGGGGGAGATTACCAACCTGAGTGGGACGCGCGTGGAGGACATGGAGGACTTTGGGGACAGGCTGCTGAAGCCGAGGACGGTGAGCGCGGCGATTGCGTCCTCGcaggcagcgacggcggccacggcggccacggcgcagAAGCGCAAGTCTCCCGAaccggccgagggcgcggaccccctggcggcggcgctgcccaaGGAGATGCCCGGGCCGTCGGACGACTACCCGGCCTTTCTGCAGTACCAGAAGAAAAAGTGGAAGCTGCAGAAGCAGGCGCGGattcgccggcggcagctgttTGGCGAGCGCaaaggcgtcgtcggcggcagcggcggcaacagcaacaTCGAGCAGACGTTCCGCAAGCAGGCCCATCTGACGTTCATGAGCACGTGGCAGCTGCTTCACCTCAAGGCGACGGACAGCCCCGGCATCGTCACGGCGCACATGCTCATCGACGGCAAGATCCACACCGTCAAGATCAAGGTGCCCCGGCAGGTGTTTCTCAACCTCAAGAGCAAGGAGCTGCCCGACATTGAGATTGACGGCTGCCACGTCGAGCAGGTCAACCACACGCTGCCCAACGGGCACCCGTCGAGCCACCTCTTCAAGCTGACGGTGCCCGAGGACGTCTACTTTAGCCAGGCGGACAAGTTCTCGCTGCTCTTCAACCACCcgagcgtcgagggcgtgtACGAGAAGCAGGTGCCGCTCAACGTCCGGGccgtgctgcagctgggcaaCCTGTGCaccatcgacgaggagcagcagggcgtcctcggccgcggcctggaGACGGGCTTCGACCTGGGTGGCCTCCGGCGCCCGCTCAAGCCGCGGACGTACCTggagtcgtcgccgctggcgtaCATTTACATGTCGCACATCAccgccggcgagcggcagGTCTTTGGCATCTTCTCCACGACCAGCGACCAGGCGCACGTGGTGATCCTGCAGAAGAGCAGAGACTCGGGGCAGGACCTGCCCAACGTGACGCGACTGTACGCCGagatgctggcggcgcgggcgcgggaggcggccggcacCAACTGGCAGGACTGCTTCACGTACCAGGAGCGGGTGACGTTTCGGATCACGCAGgtgacgacgcggcgcaaGGCCCACCTCGAGATCGGCGACATCGTCAAGAAGATgcgcaaggacgaggccgccgcccggccgcaGATGATGGTGATCCAGTCGCCGCAGCGCAACCTCCTCGTGCACGACGTGCCGGTCCTGGGCGAGTTCCCGGTGCTGCCGCTCAAGTACGACGCCTCGGACagctcgctgccgccgctgggatGGCAGTCGGTggtggcgcgccgcctggtCGGGCACTACCTGGGGCTCGGGTCGTGGATCCTGCACCTGACGGCGctcgcgcggcacggcgacgTGCCCCTGTGCAACCTGGAGCGCGAGGACCCGCGCTTCCTCATCGACATCGCCtacgcgcggcggctgcaggccAACGGGGTGGTGCTGTGgtggtcggcgggcgcgcgtccCGACCACGCGGGCTACGagaacgacgacgtcgtcggcccccTCCTGGACGCGGTCAAGATGCCCAGCGTTAACAACCCCGGCACCTACTCGTCCGTGTGCATCGACCTGGACGTGCGCAACCTGGCCATCAACACGGTGCTGACGTCGTCGCTCATcaacgagctcgagggcgccgacgccgtctccCTCAACCCGACGGCGGACGGCTCCGAGGCCCTGGCGTCGGACAACGCCTTTTCCAAcgcgggcgtgctggtgctgcgggAGATGGTCAAGGCGTGGTGGGCAGAGGCGTGCAAGGGcagcaccatggccgacgtgcTGGTGCAGCACCTGGTGCGCTGGGTCGAGAGCCCCGACTCCTTCATGTACGACCGCGCGCTGCACCACTACGTGCAGATGATGTCGCGCAAGGCGTTCCAGCAGCTCATGGCCGACTTCCGCCGCGTCGGCTCGCAGGTCGTCTTCGCCAGCGCCAACCGCCTGATCCTGCAGACGaccaaggccgaggtcggCAACGCCTTTGCCTACAGCCAGTACGTCATCAAGTCCATCAAGAGCAAGCCGCTGTTCCACTTCATCGACCTCGAGATCACCGAGTACTGGGACTACCTGGTGTGGTACGACGAGTTCAACtacggcggcaaggcgtgCCAGGAggtggtcgaggccgaggagcagcgcctcgagacCGTCATGCACTGGCAGATGGCCACGTTTctgcccgcgcgcctgcAGCCCGTCTTCCAGGAGTGGGTGATTGAGTTTATCCAGCTCATGCACTCGCTCaagcggccggcgccgggggcggaTCCGaactcgacgccgcgcctcACGCAGCTGCCGGCGGacaagctcggcgacggagaggggcagcagcagcacatcaTCCTGGGCAAGGCATTCGAGAAGCCGCTCAAAAAGGCCATCGTGGGCCTCGTCAACCAGCAGAAGCGCGAGCTCCTGCAcccggagctggccgaggactACTCGTTCCCCACGCTGCCGGGCTCGCACCTGCAGcaccgcggcgggccggtgctggagctggtcAAGTCGCTCATGCAGGTGCTGTCGCTCGACAAGAACATCAcgctcgaggcgcggctgctgcgcaaggagctgctggcgctgttTGAGGTGCGCGAGTTCTCCCGCGACGGCACCTTTGCCAACCCGTCGGAGAGCCTGCGGCTGGCGCAGGTGTCGTGCGACAGCTGCACCATGGCGCGGGACCTGGACCTGTGCCGGGACGAAGACCTGCTgcgggggggcggccgcgagcccgaCGCGCAGGCGTGGCGGTGCGCGCTGTGCGGGAGCGAGTacgaccgcgtcgccgtcgaggagcgcctcgtGGCCATGGTGCAGGCGTGGCTCGTCGAGTGGGCGACGCAGGACCTCAAGTGCGCGCGCTGCGGCGCCCTGCGCGTCAACGACCTCATGGAGCACTGCACCTGCAGCGGCGAGTGGaccgaggtggtggcccgcgacgacgtgACGCGCCGCCTGGCCGTCATGAGGCGCGTGGCCCGGTACTACCAGCTGCGCATGCTGggggacgtcgtcgacggcgtgtaCGCGGGGCTGTGA
- a CDS encoding uncharacterized protein (COG:U~EggNog:ENOG503P4EY), with protein sequence MAPDTPREPTTPGPDQKTLHVWSKPIEHKDAQGQDGSGTPSPQSRPTLSDAVATIKTEDFATVASTPCARNGFLTGIASGAGVGGLKFVLQGNAIKAANWAVGIFVLGSTLSYEYCQYQRRVEKIQMKRHIEIVSENRREQARKLAEERREKQRTEEAKAAPKPWYRFW encoded by the exons atggcgccagACACCCCCCGCGAGCCGACGACACCCGGCCCGGACCAGAAGACCCTGCACGTGTGGTCGAAGCCGATAGAGCACAAGGACGCGCAGGGCCAGGACGGGTCCGGGACGCCGAGCCCCCAGAGCCGGCCGACGCTGTcagacgccgtcgccacgatCAAGACAGAGGACTTCGCCACCGTGGCCAGCACGCCGTGCGCGAGAAACGGCTTCCTCACGGGcatcgcctcgggcgccggcgtcggagGGCTCAAGTTTGTGCTCCAAG GAAACGCAATCAAGGCCGCCAACTGGGCCGTGGGGATAttcgtcctcggcagcaCCCTGTCGTACGAGTACTGCCAGTATCAGCGGCGCGTCGAGAAGATACAGATGAAGAGGCACATTGAGATTGTCTCCGAGAACAGGAGAGAGCAGGCgcgcaagctggccgaggagagaCGGGAGAAGCAGAGGACAGaagaggccaaggccgcgccGAAGCCATGGTACAGGTTTTGGTAG